Sequence from the Nocardia brasiliensis genome:
CAGGAACCCCGCGATCAGCGCGGAGACGACGCCGACCGGCCAGATCACCCGGGTCGGCACCTTGCGGCGCGGATCGGACTTGCCGAAGTAGGCGGGCAGCAGACCGTCGCGGCTCATCGCGAAGCCGACCCGGGTGACCGCGAGCATGTTGGCGAAGGCCGACGTGGTCACGCCGACCACCGCGCCGACCGCGATGACCAGGCCGAGGATGCCCATCCCGATGCTGTCGAACGCGCTGGAGAACGGCGCGGAGACGTTGATGTCGGTGTAGTTGACCATGCCGACGATGACCAGACAGACCAGCAGATAGACCACCGAGGCGATGCCGAGGCTGATCATGATCGCCTTCGGCAGCAGCTTCTTGCCGTCGGTGGACTCCTCCGCCGCCGCGCTCATCGCGTCATAGCCGTACACGGCGAAGAACGCCAGCGCCGCGCCGGACACCGCGCCGCCGACGCCGAACGGGAAGAACGGTGTGTAGTTGCCCGCCTTGATGTGGAACGCGCCCGCGACGACCACGATCGCGACGATCGCCATCTTCAGCACGACGAGCCCGGTCTGCACGCGCGCCGACTCCCGGGTGCCTCGCGCGAGCAGCCACGCCAGCAGCAGGCACAGCAGCACCGCGAACAGGTCGACCTTGTGCCCGGCCCCGGTGCCCGGCGCGCCCAACGCCCAAGTGGGCAGGTCGAATCCGAAGTAGTGGGTGATGTAGTTCAGGTATCCGGAGACCGCGATCGCCACCACCGACACGATGGCGGTGTATTCGAGCAGCAGATCCCACCCGATCAGGAAGCCGACGATCTCACCGAGGGAGACGTAGGCATAGGTGTAGGCCGAGCCCGCGCGCGGCACCATCCCGGCGAACTCGGCGTAGCAGAGACCCGCCGCGCCGGAGGCGACGATGGCGATGGCGAACGAGAGCAGGACACCGGGGCCTGCCACCTCGTTGGCCACCACACCGGCCAGGGAGAACACCCCCGCGCCGACCAGGCCGCCGAGACTGAGCGCGACCAGCTGCCACAGGCCCATGCTCTTGGTGAAATCGCCGGTGTCGCTGACGGTTACGGGCATGCGGCGCAGGATTGTGGCCCGGGAGATGGGCGGGTGGGTGGGGCGGGTGCTGACAGGCTTCATTGCCGGGCCTTTCGGGGGTGCAGCGGTGAATCAGAAGACGAAGCCCTCGGGGAAGGGATCCGACGGGTCGAGCAGGTAGGTGGCGGTGCCGGTGAGCCAGGCACGTCCGGTGACGGCGGGCACGATCGCGGGGCGCGCGCCGACCGTGGCCGAGGCGACGGCGCGGGCGAAGAAGGTGGTGCCGATGAACGAATCGTTCTGTAGCACTTGCCCTTCGGTGAGCAGGCCGCGGGCGTGCTGGCGGGCGAGCAGGGCGGAGGTGCCGGTGCCGCAGGGGGAGCGATCGAACCAGCCGGGATGGATGGCCATCGCGTGGCGGGTGTGTTCCGGCGTCGAGGCCGGGTCGAGGAACAGCACGTGTTTGCAGCCGGTGATGCGCTCGTCCTCCGGATGAACCGGAAGGCGGGACTCGTTGACGGCCTGCATGATTCGGAGTCCGGCCGCGAGAATCCGATCCTGATGGGCGCGGTCGAACGGCAGCCCCACCTCGGCGAGATCGACGATGGCGTAGAAGTTTCCGCCGTAGGCCAGGTCGTAGCGCACCGGGCCCAGCTCGGGCACCTCCACCTTGTTGTCGAGGCTGTCGCAGTAGGCGGGCACGTTGCGCAGCGTCACCGAATCGGCGTGCCCGCCGCTGACCGCGACCTCGGCGACCACCCGGCCTGCCGGGGTGTCCAGGCGGATCTCGGTGACCGGTTCGGTGACCGGCACCATGCCCGCCTCGACCAGCGCGGTCGCGACGCCGATGGTGCCGTGCCCGCACATCGGCAGCAGGCCGCTGACCTCGATGAACAACACACCGAAGTGGCCGTCCTCGGTGGTGGCCGGTTGCAGGATCGCCCCGCTCATCGCCGCGTGTCCGCGCGGCTCGTTGACCAGCAGCTTGCGCAGGCCGTCGCGGTGTTCGGCGAAGTTGACGCGTCTGGCGGCCATGCTGTCGCCGGGAATCGTGCCGACGCCGCCGGTGATCACCCTGGTCGGCATCCCCTCGGTGTGGGTGTCGATCGCCGAGATGAGCATGGTGCTTCGCATCAGAAGGGTCCTTCGTTGTCGAGATCGGCCAGTTCACGCAGCCGCACGGGCGCGGCGAGCGGGCGCCGGGCCGGCGTTGCCGCCGCAAGCCCGGGTGCCTCGGCGCCGTCGGCGCACGAATGCCTGCGCAGCGCTTCGATATTCGCCGCGCACATCCGGCCCTGGCACGGGCCGAGGCCGGCGCGGGTGGCCAGTTTGGTGGCGCGGTAGCCGTCGCCGGTGGTGCGGGCCCACGCGGCCGTCAGCTCGGCGTGTGTGGTGCCTTCGCAGCGGCAGCACACGGTGTCCGGCAGCGCCCAGCTCAGTACGCCGGGCCGGATAGGGTGCGCCGCGGCCAGCCGGGCGACGAACTGTTCGGCGCTGCGATGCCGCGCGCGCAGGCCGCGCCCCGCGCTCGCGCCGGCGGCGGCGAGCCCGGCGACGGCGCCCTCGACCGCGGCCACCTGAGATCCCCCGATGCCGGTGAGTTCGCCTGCTGCCCAGACACTCTCGGCAGTGGTGCGCTGCTGTGCGTCGACTATGACGAAGC
This genomic interval carries:
- a CDS encoding amino acid permease; this encodes MKPVSTRPTHPPISRATILRRMPVTVSDTGDFTKSMGLWQLVALSLGGLVGAGVFSLAGVVANEVAGPGVLLSFAIAIVASGAAGLCYAEFAGMVPRAGSAYTYAYVSLGEIVGFLIGWDLLLEYTAIVSVVAIAVSGYLNYITHYFGFDLPTWALGAPGTGAGHKVDLFAVLLCLLLAWLLARGTRESARVQTGLVVLKMAIVAIVVVAGAFHIKAGNYTPFFPFGVGGAVSGAALAFFAVYGYDAMSAAAEESTDGKKLLPKAIMISLGIASVVYLLVCLVIVGMVNYTDINVSAPFSSAFDSIGMGILGLVIAVGAVVGVTTSAFANMLAVTRVGFAMSRDGLLPAYFGKSDPRRKVPTRVIWPVGVVSALIAGFLPIREAAELTNVGILMAFIVVAIGVVWLRRTRPEAERTFRTPLVPVVPLIGIGFSVWLISHLTWVTWLRFVLWLLLGVALYFGFSYRNAKLNAVDG
- a CDS encoding proline racemase family protein, whose protein sequence is MRSTMLISAIDTHTEGMPTRVITGGVGTIPGDSMAARRVNFAEHRDGLRKLLVNEPRGHAAMSGAILQPATTEDGHFGVLFIEVSGLLPMCGHGTIGVATALVEAGMVPVTEPVTEIRLDTPAGRVVAEVAVSGGHADSVTLRNVPAYCDSLDNKVEVPELGPVRYDLAYGGNFYAIVDLAEVGLPFDRAHQDRILAAGLRIMQAVNESRLPVHPEDERITGCKHVLFLDPASTPEHTRHAMAIHPGWFDRSPCGTGTSALLARQHARGLLTEGQVLQNDSFIGTTFFARAVASATVGARPAIVPAVTGRAWLTGTATYLLDPSDPFPEGFVF